One Mesorhizobium sp. WSM2240 DNA segment encodes these proteins:
- a CDS encoding RHE_PE00001 family protein — translation MAYHRDDLPLNSLIGPLARADDLLARLDERVAKSPVRDGFVERQNFADAAAALWLDGELVHVEDLVLHDAHMDIRAPTHELTRAHAVLRARRRIFGHKPDWALSKPGLLSLRGREGQGGGSAATAALAGFGSNAAVAAAAGENLADDTGQEEALAEELAEIDALLARSSRLLAGENLAPRAANDPNVDTAGQGANAPENASFDGLGPLIRDLDWDEDQRLADWLAVLDQVRGGTVPTVLGAAIAWEAWETIEPLQHQHWLGNLFTAALLRQRGKVASHLLCLHAGLRIVPRDRRKSPTRTIRLLAVLDAFAEAAAAGLKELDRLTLAKAQMERRLRNRRKSSSLPALIDLVLARPVVSAGLVAAELKISQRAALGLVAELGIREVTGRGRYRAWGFV, via the coding sequence ATGGCTTACCATCGCGACGATTTGCCCCTGAACAGCCTGATCGGGCCGCTCGCCCGCGCCGACGACCTTTTGGCCCGCCTCGACGAGCGCGTGGCAAAAAGCCCGGTCCGCGACGGTTTTGTCGAGCGCCAGAACTTTGCCGACGCGGCGGCCGCGCTGTGGCTCGACGGCGAGCTGGTCCATGTCGAGGACCTTGTCCTCCACGACGCCCATATGGACATCCGCGCCCCGACCCACGAGCTCACCCGGGCGCACGCCGTGCTGCGCGCCCGCCGGCGTATTTTTGGCCACAAGCCTGACTGGGCTCTGTCGAAACCCGGCCTTTTGAGCCTGCGCGGCCGCGAAGGCCAGGGCGGCGGCAGCGCTGCGACCGCTGCGCTGGCCGGCTTCGGATCCAATGCGGCGGTGGCGGCCGCCGCCGGCGAAAACCTTGCCGACGACACCGGCCAGGAGGAGGCTCTTGCCGAAGAGCTGGCGGAGATCGACGCGCTGCTGGCCCGCTCCAGCCGGCTGCTCGCCGGCGAAAATCTCGCGCCGCGCGCCGCGAACGACCCGAATGTCGACACGGCCGGGCAGGGCGCAAACGCCCCGGAGAATGCTTCCTTTGACGGCCTCGGGCCGCTGATCCGCGATCTCGACTGGGACGAGGATCAGCGGCTTGCCGACTGGCTCGCGGTCCTCGACCAAGTGCGGGGCGGAACAGTGCCGACAGTGCTTGGCGCGGCGATCGCCTGGGAGGCGTGGGAGACGATCGAACCGCTGCAGCACCAGCATTGGCTCGGCAATCTGTTCACCGCCGCGCTGCTCAGGCAGCGCGGCAAGGTCGCCTCGCATCTTTTGTGCCTGCATGCCGGACTGCGGATTGTTCCCCGCGACCGGCGCAAAAGCCCCACCCGGACAATCCGGCTGCTGGCCGTGCTCGACGCGTTTGCAGAGGCGGCCGCGGCCGGGCTCAAGGAGCTCGACCGGCTGACGCTGGCCAAAGCCCAGATGGAGCGCCGGCTCAGGAACCGGCGCAAAAGTTCGAGCCTGCCGGCGCTGATCGATCTCGTGCTGGCGCGGCCGGTGGTATCGGCCGGTCTGGTCGCGGCCGAGCTGAAAATCAGCCAGCGCGCCGCGCTTGGCCTGGTTGCCGAACTCGGCATCCGCGAGGTGACGGGCAGGGGGCGCTACAGGGCGTGGGGATTTGTATGA
- a CDS encoding PD-(D/E)XK nuclease family protein has product MRLARKRPDRIVPEYSLTGDLLSFRRCARQYRYQNGSALPPSRPVQLWYGEFIHGLLENVYRLWKSRGGLPFPIPYTRLTLDDPIEEPELGLPEFDLRYLGWPVEESLLNQNKRARSRKARLAAYRRAEAAVNMLGPHLFPLIAEAEERVIGTREIPGAISSEHRAEKYALTGIIDVLTELELGSADSDNLIRRAVQAACPSLSGEFEVIVDYKGTRRPDTESAEWTDGQWQVQTYAWLRHEQRRSRRVAAGILIYINELAPGEGDILALRAALRAARTDVAPVRDSDKRMLENWRPGARADFSPEFLFSRAVRVIPVNEQSIAVATGAFDDTVAQIETCVRHEEAAVSILQTWVDDCNDAKTCAACDFRYFCEGYQRNGNRIGDEDTVQDEI; this is encoded by the coding sequence ATGCGTCTCGCGCGAAAGCGTCCCGACCGGATAGTTCCGGAATACTCTCTGACGGGCGATCTGCTCTCGTTCCGCCGATGCGCCCGGCAGTACCGCTATCAGAACGGTAGTGCGCTACCGCCTTCGCGACCGGTGCAGCTCTGGTACGGTGAATTTATTCACGGGCTCTTGGAGAACGTGTATCGGCTCTGGAAAAGCCGCGGGGGCTTGCCCTTCCCCATCCCGTACACCCGACTGACGCTGGATGACCCGATCGAGGAACCAGAGTTAGGCCTGCCCGAATTCGACTTGCGCTATCTCGGTTGGCCGGTTGAGGAATCGCTGCTCAACCAGAACAAGCGCGCCAGGAGCAGGAAAGCCCGGCTTGCGGCTTACCGCCGTGCAGAGGCAGCCGTTAACATGCTCGGTCCTCACCTCTTTCCCCTGATAGCCGAGGCTGAAGAGCGCGTTATTGGTACCCGCGAAATTCCCGGCGCGATCTCTAGCGAACATCGGGCCGAGAAGTACGCACTGACTGGCATCATCGACGTACTTACCGAACTCGAACTCGGTTCGGCGGACTCCGACAATTTGATACGTCGTGCAGTTCAGGCCGCCTGCCCGAGCCTGAGCGGCGAGTTCGAAGTCATTGTCGACTATAAGGGCACACGAAGGCCCGATACCGAATCGGCCGAATGGACCGACGGCCAGTGGCAGGTGCAGACCTACGCTTGGCTTCGGCACGAACAGCGAAGGAGCAGGAGGGTCGCAGCAGGAATCCTCATTTACATAAACGAACTCGCACCAGGCGAAGGTGATATCTTGGCGCTGCGAGCAGCGCTTCGCGCCGCTCGGACGGATGTCGCTCCCGTCCGCGATAGCGACAAACGCATGCTGGAAAACTGGCGACCCGGCGCACGGGCTGATTTCAGCCCTGAGTTCCTTTTCAGTCGCGCCGTCCGGGTAATTCCGGTCAACGAGCAGAGTATCGCGGTCGCGACCGGGGCATTCGACGATACAGTCGCCCAAATCGAGACCTGCGTTCGGCACGAGGAAGCGGCGGTCAGCATCCTCCAAACCTGGGTGGACGACTGCAATGACGCGAAGACGTGCGCAGCATGCGACTTTCGTTATTTCTGTGAAGGCTATCAGCGCAATGGCAACAGGATTGGCGACGAGGATACAGTGCAGGATGAAATTTGA
- a CDS encoding ATP-dependent helicase yields MPEFRTAPTLEEFAGLVEAALFMHQPNERQRDAIAAQADVPLLVVAGPGTGKTTTLVLRALRFTFVDGVAPEDILITTFTEKAGREIRSRLIEWGTSLRANLLSRASQAGDEEQVRYLATVDVNRYIAGTLDSICEDAVRDMREPNEAPPVILEQSAARAILYRRGEVWSELRSLGDPFRIFLGRYGFSGDPVRNNGEATEIVRTIVDRLVQDRVDLVGYAAPHQDQVFRQAILRIKERYEAHLSKTNQMDFALLEQRFLDRLAGGRLPRSMLSLRMLLVDEYQDTNPLQEAIYFELVRRTGASLTVVGDDDQSLYRFRGATIELFRDFRERASADLKCDEPQLICLEENYRSSEQIVEFFSQHISNDPDFGPARVALPPPLQRRVVSASGPAAIGVIGMFRDDPAILAADLADFLHRIFRQGGRIPLPHEDTLLEAILPADQGGDLGDAVLLASTVNERGRPFRGQPGKERLPFHLRRELAARGLSVFNPRGLALRDVPTVQQFLGLLLECIDPAPNPGARGARQLEAFLTNDANDFLDEWRIAAQDMLTINPRSPRGDLLSEKVDRWRRFAVEGRDNESEWPVLDVCYSFLPWFPPFQDDPEAQVYLEAITRTVAAASTFSGYKVAIQRDEPHRTRSVNSAIRDVLNPIAENLMAVDEEIMPSVPRDRLNIMTIHQAKGLEFPLVIVDISSDFKTNHRTQRFRRFPDEESSVVRLEDELANVTPVGPARRRRSGMQRTFEDLIRLYYVAYSRPQSLLMLVGCQQGLQFRTKIKNVAKFWRRDESWAWVSDPHLRPPPVDADLIPFIRI; encoded by the coding sequence GCCCGAGGACATCTTAATCACAACGTTCACCGAGAAGGCGGGGCGCGAAATCCGCTCTCGCCTTATCGAATGGGGAACAAGCCTTCGCGCCAATCTGCTCTCGCGCGCTAGCCAAGCGGGCGATGAGGAGCAGGTGCGCTACCTCGCCACCGTAGACGTGAACCGATACATCGCGGGCACATTGGATAGCATCTGTGAGGATGCAGTGCGCGATATGCGCGAGCCTAACGAGGCGCCGCCTGTGATCCTCGAGCAGTCGGCAGCCCGGGCGATCCTCTATCGCCGCGGCGAAGTGTGGTCGGAACTCCGGAGCCTCGGGGATCCCTTTAGGATTTTTCTCGGGCGCTATGGATTCTCGGGAGACCCGGTGCGGAACAATGGCGAGGCGACCGAGATCGTGAGGACGATCGTCGATCGACTCGTGCAAGACCGAGTGGACCTCGTTGGTTACGCGGCGCCACACCAGGACCAGGTTTTCCGGCAGGCGATCCTACGAATTAAGGAGCGTTACGAAGCTCATCTCTCCAAGACCAACCAGATGGACTTCGCGCTGCTCGAGCAGCGCTTCCTTGACCGCTTGGCCGGAGGCAGGCTGCCGAGGAGCATGCTATCGCTTCGCATGCTTCTGGTCGACGAATACCAGGATACCAATCCGCTGCAGGAAGCGATCTATTTTGAGCTTGTGCGACGGACAGGTGCTTCGCTCACCGTTGTGGGTGATGACGACCAGTCGCTGTACCGCTTTCGCGGCGCCACTATCGAACTGTTCCGCGACTTTCGCGAACGCGCAAGCGCCGACTTAAAATGCGACGAACCGCAACTCATCTGCCTGGAAGAGAACTACCGTTCCTCCGAGCAGATCGTCGAATTCTTTTCACAACACATCAGCAACGATCCGGATTTCGGTCCGGCGCGAGTTGCTCTTCCACCTCCACTTCAACGTCGGGTTGTTTCGGCTTCCGGCCCTGCGGCTATAGGCGTGATTGGCATGTTTCGGGACGACCCGGCCATACTAGCCGCGGATCTCGCAGATTTTCTGCACCGCATTTTTCGACAGGGTGGTCGCATACCGCTTCCCCACGAAGACACTCTCCTTGAAGCCATCCTACCGGCAGATCAAGGCGGCGATCTGGGCGACGCGGTCCTGCTCGCCTCGACCGTCAATGAACGGGGCCGTCCATTCCGAGGTCAACCAGGGAAGGAACGACTGCCGTTTCACCTACGTCGGGAACTCGCCGCGCGTGGGCTATCCGTCTTCAACCCCCGTGGTCTTGCTCTGCGCGATGTCCCAACTGTTCAGCAGTTCCTCGGGTTGCTACTCGAATGCATAGACCCGGCACCCAACCCCGGAGCGCGCGGCGCCAGACAGCTGGAAGCGTTCCTCACGAACGACGCCAACGACTTCTTGGATGAATGGCGCATCGCAGCGCAAGACATGCTGACGATCAATCCGCGGAGTCCCCGTGGAGACCTGCTGTCTGAGAAGGTTGATCGCTGGCGGCGCTTTGCGGTGGAAGGCCGTGACAACGAATCCGAATGGCCGGTGCTTGACGTCTGTTACTCCTTCCTTCCCTGGTTCCCGCCCTTCCAAGACGATCCGGAGGCTCAGGTTTACCTTGAGGCAATCACCCGCACAGTTGCCGCTGCATCGACTTTCTCAGGTTACAAGGTGGCTATCCAGCGCGACGAGCCACACCGCACGCGCTCGGTAAACAGCGCGATACGCGACGTGCTCAACCCGATAGCCGAGAACCTCATGGCGGTTGATGAGGAGATCATGCCGAGCGTACCTCGAGACCGGCTCAACATCATGACCATTCATCAGGCCAAAGGGCTCGAGTTCCCCTTGGTGATCGTTGACATATCGTCGGATTTTAAGACGAACCACCGCACGCAACGTTTCAGACGATTCCCAGATGAGGAGAGCTCTGTAGTTCGATTGGAGGACGAGCTGGCCAATGTTACCCCGGTCGGTCCGGCCCGCCGGCGCAGGAGCGGTATGCAGCGAACTTTCGAGGATCTGATCCGGCTCTACTACGTCGCCTACAGCCGCCCGCAGAGCCTCCTCATGCTGGTCGGTTGTCAGCAAGGACTGCAATTTCGCACCAAGATAAAAAATGTCGCCAAGTTCTGGCGGCGCGACGAAAGCTGGGCCTGGGTGAGCGATCCGCACCTCCGCCCCCCGCCAGTCGACGCCGACCTCATTCCGTTCATCAGGATCTGA
- a CDS encoding helix-turn-helix transcriptional regulator, producing MDDLDKLIKDLPADEQRAIAKRAEELITAHNLRELRALAGRTQAEVSERTGFKQNNVSRLERRTDMKLSTLREYVESLGGTLKIVADLAGKKVDLSSIARQPESHGSKGV from the coding sequence ATGGACGATCTGGACAAGCTGATAAAAGACCTTCCCGCTGATGAGCAGCGCGCGATTGCGAAGCGGGCGGAGGAATTGATCACGGCGCACAATCTGCGAGAGCTGCGTGCGCTCGCCGGCAGGACCCAGGCGGAGGTCTCGGAGCGCACCGGGTTCAAACAGAACAATGTCTCACGGCTGGAGAGACGCACCGATATGAAGCTGTCGACGCTCAGGGAGTATGTCGAATCCCTCGGCGGAACGCTGAAAATCGTCGCGGATCTGGCGGGCAAGAAGGTTGACCTGTCGAGCATTGCCAGACAGCCCGAAAGTCATGGTTCGAAAGGCGTATGA
- a CDS encoding type II toxin-antitoxin system RelE/ParE family toxin — protein sequence MAEWKVEFHERFKSEITDLPSGVRIELAAVLILLREKGFRLGRPEVDTLEGSRHPNMKELRLKVLKVQWRFAFAFDPERKAVVLCGGSKSGVNQKLFYKRLIDLADKRYDDHLASLEKRHGRSGQADKRPSR from the coding sequence ATGGCCGAATGGAAGGTCGAGTTTCATGAGAGGTTCAAAAGCGAAATTACTGATCTTCCATCGGGCGTTCGCATCGAATTGGCGGCGGTTTTGATACTGCTGCGCGAGAAGGGCTTCCGGTTGGGGCGGCCGGAGGTCGATACGCTCGAAGGATCAAGGCATCCCAACATGAAGGAGCTGCGGCTGAAGGTTCTGAAGGTGCAGTGGCGGTTCGCATTTGCATTCGATCCGGAACGAAAGGCGGTGGTTCTCTGCGGTGGCTCGAAGAGCGGGGTGAACCAGAAGCTTTTTTACAAGAGGCTGATCGACCTGGCCGACAAACGATACGACGATCATCTGGCCAGTTTGGAGAAGAGACATGGACGATCTGGACAAGCTGATAAAAGACCTTCCCGCTGA
- a CDS encoding site-specific integrase, which translates to MKKNARASGRPDKNLVARRAEALDALESVLPFDRRDFLATLLTDDDVETLRHLAKEGMGENSLRALASDLGYLEAWSLAATGSSLPWPAPEAFLIKFVAHHLWDSSRRQTDPAHGMPAHVETALRAEGLLRSDGPHAPSTVRRRLSSWSTLTKWRGFSGKFNAPGLQSAIKLAVRASARPRGRKSKKAVTADILTALLKACAGEKLVDARDRALLITAFASGGRRRSEVSSLRVEQLVEEDPVPADPKDPDGPKLPCLKIRLGRTKTTQADTDAFVLLVGRPVLVLKDWLERSGISEGAVFRGIDRWGNLEKRALTPQAVNLILKRRVAAAGLDPRAFSAHGLRSGYLTETARRGIPLPEAMQQSQHRSVQQASNYYNDAERTLGRAARLIV; encoded by the coding sequence ATGAAAAAAAATGCCCGCGCCAGCGGCCGCCCGGACAAAAACCTGGTGGCGCGGCGCGCCGAAGCGCTTGATGCGCTCGAGTCCGTGCTGCCGTTCGACCGCCGCGATTTTTTGGCCACACTTCTGACCGACGACGACGTCGAGACGCTGCGGCACCTGGCGAAAGAAGGCATGGGCGAAAATTCCCTGCGGGCGCTCGCCTCCGACCTCGGCTATCTCGAGGCCTGGTCGCTTGCCGCGACCGGTTCTTCGCTCCCCTGGCCGGCGCCCGAGGCGTTTTTGATAAAATTCGTCGCCCACCACCTCTGGGATTCTTCTCGACGCCAAACCGATCCGGCGCACGGCATGCCGGCCCATGTCGAGACGGCGCTGAGGGCCGAAGGCCTTCTGCGCAGCGACGGGCCACATGCCCCGTCCACCGTGCGACGGCGGCTGTCGAGCTGGTCGACGCTGACCAAATGGCGCGGTTTTTCCGGCAAATTCAACGCGCCGGGCCTGCAGAGCGCGATAAAGCTGGCGGTGCGCGCCAGCGCCCGGCCGCGCGGGAGAAAAAGCAAGAAGGCGGTGACCGCCGATATTTTGACCGCCCTGCTGAAAGCCTGCGCCGGGGAAAAACTGGTCGACGCCCGCGACCGCGCTCTTCTCATCACCGCCTTCGCCTCCGGCGGCCGCCGCCGCAGCGAGGTTTCGTCGCTGAGGGTGGAGCAACTGGTGGAAGAAGACCCGGTGCCGGCCGATCCGAAGGATCCGGACGGGCCAAAACTGCCGTGCCTGAAAATCCGGCTCGGTCGCACCAAGACCACGCAAGCCGACACAGACGCCTTCGTGTTGCTGGTCGGCCGGCCGGTGCTGGTCCTGAAAGACTGGCTCGAGCGGTCGGGCATTTCGGAAGGCGCGGTGTTTCGTGGCATCGACCGCTGGGGCAATCTCGAAAAACGCGCACTGACCCCGCAGGCGGTCAATCTGATCCTGAAACGCCGCGTCGCCGCGGCCGGGCTCGACCCAAGGGCCTTCAGTGCCCATGGTCTGCGGTCCGGCTATCTCACCGAGACCGCCCGCCGCGGCATTCCGCTGCCGGAAGCCATGCAGCAGTCGCAGCACCGCTCAGTGCAACAGGCGTCCAACTACTACAACGATGCAGAACGGACGCTCGGGCGGGCGGCAAGGCTCATCGTTTAG
- a CDS encoding HAD family hydrolase, with the protein MIEGAREERRVTFVDADNTLWDTDGVFAAAQLKLLTAVEGAIGLLATSTDRLTFVRSVDQALADRHHLGLRYPPRLLAIGIALALRGEEPGVAARRVWAGGLTSSGLELALAQQIELEFIQWSGQLPDLLPGVREGLQRLHEGGVLIVVVTEGARSRVTRTADEHGLTALLDKIVEAPKSERLFQRVQKLGRARAPAFMIGDQLRRDIEPAKAAGLLTIYVPGRFRPRWEPDETSVRPDYRVERFDQGADIVLAGG; encoded by the coding sequence ATGATTGAAGGAGCGCGCGAGGAGCGACGTGTCACTTTCGTCGATGCAGACAACACGCTGTGGGACACGGACGGCGTGTTCGCCGCAGCGCAACTGAAACTGCTGACAGCCGTCGAAGGCGCGATTGGACTCTTGGCGACCAGCACCGATCGCCTGACCTTCGTGCGGAGTGTCGATCAGGCATTGGCGGACCGGCACCATCTCGGCCTGCGCTATCCACCCCGCCTCCTCGCCATCGGGATCGCTCTCGCCCTTCGAGGCGAGGAGCCCGGTGTAGCGGCAAGGAGGGTATGGGCAGGAGGGTTGACGTCGAGCGGCCTAGAGCTCGCGTTAGCGCAACAGATCGAACTAGAGTTCATCCAATGGAGCGGGCAGCTGCCTGATCTTCTGCCTGGGGTGCGCGAGGGCCTCCAGCGCCTGCACGAAGGTGGCGTTCTGATCGTCGTCGTAACGGAAGGCGCAAGGAGTCGTGTGACAAGAACGGCAGACGAGCATGGCCTGACAGCGTTGCTTGACAAGATTGTCGAAGCGCCTAAGTCCGAACGGCTATTTCAACGTGTCCAGAAACTCGGGCGCGCGCGCGCGCCGGCGTTCATGATTGGGGATCAACTGCGGCGTGACATCGAGCCCGCGAAGGCCGCGGGTTTGCTGACGATTTATGTCCCTGGCCGCTTCCGGCCGCGGTGGGAGCCGGACGAGACCTCGGTCCGACCCGACTATCGAGTCGAACGGTTTGACCAAGGAGCCGACATCGTCTTAGCTGGCGGGTAA